AATGTACCGCTTGGATTTAAGTAGTCACCATGGCGCAGTTCATCCCACAAAGTACGGATCTGCGCTTCAGGAAAAGGCTTATTCATATAGGCTGACTTGTTTTTACCGCGCGCACCTATCAGTGGCCCCGCCGCGTATTGTGTACCATACCACCAAGGCAAACTAAAATAACTGCCCGGAGGTGTGGGTCTGGGTGGTGCATCCTCTTGACTCTGTATACCCATATGATCTGATGTACGCAATCCAAGTTTAGCTTGGGCTAATTGCGCCGCAGAGAAAATAGCATCCAAAAATTCATCTATTAATCCAGGATCACCCGCACAGAATAATTGCAAGCGTATACTGCCCCCACCGCCAACCGATTTTGGCATAGACATAGAAGTATGTAGCGCATTGAATCGGCTCTTAGGGCCATTATTTTGGGTCCAAAACTCACCATAATTGTTAATTAAAGCTGCAAATTGAGGATAGTCTAAACTGGCCCATGGCAACGACACTTCTTGTGTATGTATAAAAGCAGGTACATCTGGCAAGTCTTTGAAAAAATATTTAGTAACAATACCAAAATTACCACCACCGCCGCCTTGGTGCGCCCAAATAATTTCATCCGCCTGAGCAGATTGACCTTTGAAATATTTGCGCGGGTAAGTTGCCTGTCCACCCCATTCATTAAATGCCACCAATTCGACACCAGCTAAATAATCGCTCGACAAACCATACTGACGAGAGTGTATGCCAAATCCACCACCACAGACATGACCACCAACGCCAACACCAAAACATGACCCTGCTGGAATTATCTTGCCAAACTCTTTAAATAAGGTTTTATAGGTGTGGCCTAAATTAGCCCCCGCTTCCACCACATAATAATCACCATCTTTATAAATGCGATCCATATTACTGATGTCGATTACCACCCCATTATCGTTATCAACAAATCCTTCATAACAGTGCCCACCAGCACGCACGGTAATGCGTTTACCCTGCGTGATTGCATCACGGGCAGCCATGTATACTTCATGGGCTGAGCTACAGGCTCCTATGTAGGTCGGTTGACTTAAAAAGCGCATATTTGATCCCAGCAACATAGAGATATAACGCGGATCATTACCGAATACTTTATGATATTGACCATACTCCCCACGGGCCTCTGCAGAGGTGGATTGCAACGCCAAAGGTGCTGCCCCAACCACCCCTCCAACCGCCAGTGACTTTTTCAAAAAGCTACGGCGAGATGTTTGCTCTGTTGATGGTAAAACCAACTTTTGTTCTTTATTATCCATAGTACTGTCCTTACATGTTATTGTTATTGGCCACACGGCGTCCTGCCACTATCCAAACCCGACACGCTCCGGCATGCGACGTGTCCAATGTAGCAATAAACAAAACAAGAATTGTATATAAATTAGACTAAAGACGTAGAGTGAAAAATTAACGACAAATAAAATAGCCCTTAACTTAAGGGGTCCATAATGATAGTAAGTACAAACAATCAGTATGTATCAAAATATTTCATACTTTCTTTAACTTGGAGATGTGCTCTACTATTCAAAATCTAACCAGAAATAAAATATGTGACCTGTAGCGAAGTAATGAACGCTATCGCAAAGATAAAAAAGCCAGTCCATTATCAGAAGCTATCGGCACGGTTAGATTAAAGTTTCGTAAGCATCTATGAGAAAAAGCGACCTTCATAAAGGTGGAAGAGTTTTATTAAAAGGAATTCATAAAAATTTAAGGTGCATCTACAACCTAAAAAAAAGGCTTAGCATAAAGCTAAGCCCGTTTATAACATTGATAATTAAATAGCTATATCAATATAATTAATCAAAGGCTCTGTCGAGGCACAACTTTTATTTTCTTGAAACTCTATCGCTACTTTCTTATTCGATGCTGCGGCCATCATCGCTACTGAAAACATAGATTTATAATAATCGTTAGACAAGTAAATACGAGCATACTTGCTGCACCCTTCAAATAATACATAAGCAACACTAGGTCTCACCCTAATGTTTTTAATTTCCGTACTCGGTTTAGCGTTATAAGCCAGTGACGCTTCACTACAGAGAAGTAAGAAGCAAAGAGCGATCATTTTTTTCATTTTTTATACCCTCAAATTATTCATTTTTTTAAAAGTTAAAGTTTATTATAAAAATAAAAGTAAAATTATATCACCATCTAAGATTAAATTATTAATCATCATCTAAGATTAAATTATTAATCATCATCTAAGATTAAATTGTTAATCATCATTGCATTTAGCAGCATCCGCCAAACGTTGATAATATTTTTCAATCTCCAACTGTGCAGAGTGCGTTAACTCATGCTTGCGCTCAATGGCTCTATTTAGCTGGAAACACGCATCTCCTACATTGGACAGAGGATTCAAATTTATATCGGCCCCATTCTCCAATAACTTCCACGCCATAAAAAACCGATAAGAGCCAAGCGCTCTGACAATAGGCGTTCCTCCAGAGTTATCAACATTGTTGACATCAAATCCTTTGCTCAGAGCTAACAAAAACGCCTCGTTCGTATCTGAGCTAATGATTTTATAGACAGGTGTTCTACCTAGTGCATTCCTTTTATTAAAATCAGCACCATGCTCAGCTGCGGGTCGTAAGTATTCAATCCCTATCCAGCTTGCCAGAAACGTAACATTATCACCCCTTTCACCGTATGGAATATTGGGATCTGCGCCCGCTTCAAGTAACCTTGTGTAGGTATCAAGCTGCCTGCCTTTTATAGCAAAGTACAAAGGCGTAAACCCTGTTTCCCCTTGACAGTTCACTTGATGATTTGGCGTCGCAAGCAACGTATTTAAACGTTTTAAATTTCCATTTAATGCTGCACGGGCAAGCCTTAAGCACACTTGGTCCGTATATTCTTGCTCAGGTAAAATACTATAAATACCGCCTGTTACTGCATGACCAAGTTGTAAACAACCGGTCAGCAGGAACATTGGCGCAACCATCGCTAGTCGGAATAGTCGCAAGGTTTACCTCCCATAGATGAACACGCACCAACTACACCGTGTGAACTCAATGGCGTCAGCGCAATTTGCTGCCCATTTGCAGATGGCAAGAAGGGGAGTAATTGCCCAATATGCAGTAAATCAGTCGTGTTGTAATATGCTTTGATCTTGGATGGATCAACGGTTGACATGTTTACGCCTTTTCGAGTCATCGTTCTATCATGAACACCCGCAGCGTTAATCGTGGTTGCAGGGTTGCCGGTAAACATCGACGCAGCAGCAGCAAGTCCCCCCCCGAGCGAGTGTCCCGCAAACTCAACATTATCACCTAACTTATCCACCACAACCTGAGCTAAGTCCATCGCTTCATTGTATTGTGTTGTTTCAATGCCAAATGCCTGCGTAATATCCGCACCAACATCAGGTAGCAACTCAGCAGTACCGCGATAAACCAGCAGGTATTTACCCTGATCATCTTTAAACAAAGCCGCGTTCATACTACTTTCAGTATTGAATGCTTTTGGATCTAAACTCATTGCTTCAAGCTCCTGATCTGAAAGTCGTTTATAACTATCAGTCCCCTGACATTGCGCAAAGTCTTCATACACACAAGATGCAGCTTCGATTTTAGGTAAGTCTGCAATAGCGCTTGGAGTCACCTTCAAAGAGAACTTCTTGTCTATCTCTTCCACTGCTTGCGTCATACCTGTTGCATCCATGACTTTGCCTTGCAACCACTGTTTTGCCAAACTCTTACTCAAGCCACCTAAGAAGTTGGCCATTGCCGTTCCCCCTCCCTTAATGGCGTTGTTAACACTAATTGCAAACTGTGCATAACCGTAATAAGTGTATGCTGTCAGCGCATAGCTAATTGCGG
This genomic window from Pseudoalteromonas luteoviolacea contains:
- a CDS encoding ankyrin repeat domain-containing protein, with protein sequence MRLFRLAMVAPMFLLTGCLQLGHAVTGGIYSILPEQEYTDQVCLRLARAALNGNLKRLNTLLATPNHQVNCQGETGFTPLYFAIKGRQLDTYTRLLEAGADPNIPYGERGDNVTFLASWIGIEYLRPAAEHGADFNKRNALGRTPVYKIISSDTNEAFLLALSKGFDVNNVDNSGGTPIVRALGSYRFFMAWKLLENGADINLNPLSNVGDACFQLNRAIERKHELTHSAQLEIEKYYQRLADAAKCNDD
- a CDS encoding FAD-dependent oxidoreductase; this translates as MDNKEQKLVLPSTEQTSRRSFLKKSLAVGGVVGAAPLALQSTSAEARGEYGQYHKVFGNDPRYISMLLGSNMRFLSQPTYIGACSSAHEVYMAARDAITQGKRITVRAGGHCYEGFVDNDNGVVIDISNMDRIYKDGDYYVVEAGANLGHTYKTLFKEFGKIIPAGSCFGVGVGGHVCGGGFGIHSRQYGLSSDYLAGVELVAFNEWGGQATYPRKYFKGQSAQADEIIWAHQGGGGGNFGIVTKYFFKDLPDVPAFIHTQEVSLPWASLDYPQFAALINNYGEFWTQNNGPKSRFNALHTSMSMPKSVGGGGSIRLQLFCAGDPGLIDEFLDAIFSAAQLAQAKLGLRTSDHMGIQSQEDAPPRPTPPGSYFSLPWWYGTQYAAGPLIGARGKNKSAYMNKPFPEAQIRTLWDELRHGDYLNPSGTLQLSSYGGQINALSPEDTAVSHRSSVMKLQYQTYWFDPSQDPYHLEWMNHFYHKMYGKEGPVPDGVMDGCYVNYADMDIANWQYLYYKGNYPRLQKVKRLLDPADRLNHGQSIEV